In the Mycolicibacter minnesotensis genome, ATGCCGGGTAATAGGGCGCCTGCATCTCGACAGTCCGCCCGACGTGCAGGTTCTCGCAGATCATGTGTCCCAGTGCCCGGACACTGGGTTCGGTGATCGGCGCGTCATCGGCGTAGCGGGCTGTGTAGCCATGGGAATTGAGATAGGCCATGAACCCGGCGTCGTTTGCGGATGCGGTGGCCGCACCCAGCAGTGCGCCCGTTGCAATACCGGCGGCGGCCAGGGGTGCGGTCAATCCGAGGGGCCAACGCATACCGGTGATGCTACGGCCCGGGGGCGACGGCACGGTTCGACCCGGCCCGGAAAGTCCCACCGATCACACCGCTATTGCTGCTAGCGTCAACCGGCGAGAAGAAAGGCGCTGGACGTGAAATCAACCGCACTCGGGGCGGCACTTGCCGCAGGTGTGCTGGCCGGGCTGATCGCGGCCGCGTCATCGGCTCAGGCTGACCCGCTCAATCCCCGTGACCCCGACTACTGCGGCAACAGCCCGGACATCCTG is a window encoding:
- a CDS encoding DUF732 domain-containing protein; its protein translation is MRWPLGLTAPLAAAGIATGALLGAATASANDAGFMAYLNSHGYTARYADDAPITEPSVRALGHMICENLHVGRTVEMQAPYYPAWPQFPLIAEAARQELCPGS